A region of the Longimicrobium sp. genome:
CGCCAGAGCTACCGCGCCCAGGACCTGTACCTGATGAACGCGGACGGCAGCGGGATGCGCCGCCTGGCCGAGGGGCTGGACCGCGATCCCAACGGGATCACCTCTGCTCCGGACGGGAGCGGCGTTTACTTCACCGCCGCCGACCGCGGCACGCGCAACGTCCACTTCGCCTCCGCGCGCAGAGGGGCGGCGCGCCAGCTCACGCGCGGCACGCACATGCTGGGGCTCAGCTCCATCTCGCGGGCCGGGATCGGCGCGGCTGTGCGCAGCGCTCCACAGTCCCCGCCGGACGTGGTGCGCGTGGACCTTCGCCGCGGAGGCGAGCCGGTGCAGCTCACGCGCGTCAACGAGGACCTGCTGGCCGGGATGCGCCTCGGCGCCGTGGAGGAGGTATGGTACACCTCCACCGGCGGCGCGCGCGTGCAGGGGTGGATCGTGAAGCCGCCCGACTTCACCCCAACGAGGAAGTATCCGCTGATCATGGAGATCCACGGCGGGCCGCACGCCATGTACGACGTCGGCTTCAGCCCCATGTACCAGAACTTCGCGGCGAACGGCTACGTGGTGCTCTACACGAATCCGCGGGGTAGCACGGGCTACGGCAGCGCCTTCGGCAACGCCATCGAGCGCGCGTATCCCAGCGTGGACTACGAGGACTTGATGGTCGGCGTGGACACGGTGCTGGCCCGCGGCTACGTGGACCCGGAGCGGATGTTCGTGGGCGGGTGCAGCGGCGGTGGGGTGCTTTCCAGCTGGGCGGTGGGGCACACGGACCGCTTCGCCGCGGCCGCCGTGCGCTGCCCGGTCATCAACTGGATGAGCTTCGCGGGCGCGACCGACGTGCCGCTCTTCACGGCCAACTTCTTCGACAAGCCGTTCTGGGAAGACCCGCAGCCGTGGCTGAAGCAGTCGCCGCTGATGTACGTGGGCAACGTGAAGACGCCGGTGCTGCTGATGACGGGCGAGCTGGATCTGCGTACCCCGATGTCGCAGAGCGAGGAGTACTACGCGGCGCTCAAGACCCGCGGCGTGCCCACGGCGCTGCTGCGGTTCGAAGGCGAGTTCCACGGCACCAGCTCGCGGCCGTCCAACTGGATGCGCACGCAGCTCTACATGATGAGCTGGTACGAGCGCTGGGCCGGCAAGCGCGGCCAGGCCATGCCGCGGACGGCAGGGACGCGGTAAAAGAAAAGCCTCACACAGAGAACACAGAGGGAACAGAAAGCCACGGAGAAAACCTTTTTGCTGTTCTCTCTGTGGCTCTGTGTCTCTGTGTAGGGCCCGCTGTCGTCTTCAGCGCACGATTATGCGGCGCTCTATCGTGGCAGGCG
Encoded here:
- a CDS encoding S9 family peptidase, whose amino-acid sequence is MLRPRLAAALLLWTAALAAPAAAQAPRTAPGTFSVEKYLDYETVGDPQISPDGRRVVYTRRWVDRMADRWESALWIVEADGSRNRFLVKGSSPVWSPDGTRIAYVADGEPKGPQLWVRYLDVEGAGTQVTRGTEAPGNVRWSPDGRTLGFTQFVAKPADWKIGMPSAPSGATWTRAPRVVERLHYRADRRGLTEPGFVHLFVVPAEGGTPRAVTSGDWSVGFRFDQIPGEVSWSWMPDGRTVIVEGLNEPDADLSYRDANLYAVDVASGSIRRLTPDRGTWTQPVVSPDGRTIAFAGHAFNRQSYRAQDLYLMNADGSGMRRLAEGLDRDPNGITSAPDGSGVYFTAADRGTRNVHFASARRGAARQLTRGTHMLGLSSISRAGIGAAVRSAPQSPPDVVRVDLRRGGEPVQLTRVNEDLLAGMRLGAVEEVWYTSTGGARVQGWIVKPPDFTPTRKYPLIMEIHGGPHAMYDVGFSPMYQNFAANGYVVLYTNPRGSTGYGSAFGNAIERAYPSVDYEDLMVGVDTVLARGYVDPERMFVGGCSGGGVLSSWAVGHTDRFAAAAVRCPVINWMSFAGATDVPLFTANFFDKPFWEDPQPWLKQSPLMYVGNVKTPVLLMTGELDLRTPMSQSEEYYAALKTRGVPTALLRFEGEFHGTSSRPSNWMRTQLYMMSWYERWAGKRGQAMPRTAGTR